From Alteromonas sp. BL110:
GTAGAAAAGAAGCGTTTGTAACGCAAGTCATTGAGCCGCGCAGCGAGCCTATTGTTGGTCGTTATTTTGTTGAGCAGGGCTTTGGCATGGTTGTGCCTGATGACAGCCGTTTGCAGCATGAAATTGTCATTCCGCCAGAAAGTACCAACGGTGCCCGCATGGGGCAGGTGGTAGTGGTAGAGCTTACTCAACGTCCGCGTCGTAAGATGAACCCGGTGGGTAAAATTGTTGAAGTACTTGGTGAGCATATGGCACCAGGTATGGAAATAGAAATGGCGCTTCGCACTTTCGATATTCCACACCAGTGGCCGAAAGGCGTGACTAAACAGGTTGAAAAGCTAACCGATCAGGTGCCAGATGAAGCCAAAGAGGGTCGTATTGATTTACGCCAGCTTCCCCTTGTTACCATAGATGGCGAAGATGCCCGCGACTTTGACGATGCAGTATACTGCGAGCCGTTAGATGATGGCGGCTGGCAACTATGGGTAGCCATAGCCGATGTAAGTCATTATGTAAGAACAGGCTCGGCCCTTGATGATGAAGCGCAGCAGCGCGGTAACTCGGTGTATTTCCCTGACCAAGTTATTCCAATGCTACCTGAGGTGCTGTCTAACGGATTGTGTTCACTCAATCCTGAAGTAGACCGCCTTTGCATGGTGTGTGAAATGACCATCAGCGCGCAAGGTAAACTGGAAGAATTTCAGTTTTACGAAGCGGTAATGAATTCGCACGCCCGGTTAACCTACACCAAAGTGTGGAATATTCTTCAAGGCGACAAAGAGCTTCATCAGCGTTACGAGCCTCATGTACCCCACCTTCGCAATTTGCACGACCTTTATCGCGCGCTTAAAAAAGCTCGAGCTAAACGTGGCGCCATTGAGTTTGAAACCCAAGAAGTGAAGTTCGTATTTAACGCCCAACGCAAAATTGAAAATATCGTGCCTTTAGTGCGTAACGATGCGCACAAGCTTATTGAAGAATGCATGATCATGGCAAACGTGAGTGCTGCTTTAATGTTAGAAAAGCACGAAGCGCCAGCGTTATACCGAGTGCACGATAAGCCAGATGCCGACAGACTTACTGCTTTCACCAGCTACTTAAGTGAAATTGGTATCCCTCATGCCATTGTAGAAGATGCAGAACCAGCCGCCTTTACCGATGTGGTGCTTAAAACCCGTGGTCGAGTAGACGAAGAACTTATTCAAACTATGCTGCTGCGCTCGATGAAGCAAGCGGTTTACGATGGCGAAAACGTAGGTCACTTTGGTTTGGCGTTAGAAGCTTACGCACACTTTACATCACCTATCCGTCGCTACCCAGACTTAGTGGTACACCGGGCGCTAAAAGGCATTATTGCTAAACAGCAGGGTAAAAAAGCGGTAAGCGGTGCTAAAAACTACACTGTTGAAGAAATTGAGCAGCTTGGTGAGCAGTGTTCAATGACAGAGCGCCGCGCTGATGACGCTACCCGCGATGTGGCCGACTGGCTAAAATGCGAGTTCATGCTTGATCACGTCGGCGATACCTTCGAAGGTGTGGTGAGCTCGGTTACAAACTTTGGGTTATTTGTGCGTCTTACCGAATACCATATTGACGGCTTAGTGCACATAACATCGCTAGATGATGACTATTACCATTACGATGATGTGAAACAAGCGTTGGTGGGTGAGTCGGGCCATCGTCAGTTCAGACTAGGCGACACAGTAGAGGTAAGCGTTGCGGCAGTAAACCTTGATGAAAGAAAGATTGATTTATTACTCGATAAGTCTATGCTGCGCTCCACAAAAGGCAAGAAGGTAAAAGTGAAGACAGCTAAAAAGTCTTCAGACAAACCTACTCGTTTTGATAACAAGCCCCGCTCAGGTAAAGACTCCCGTTCTGATAAGAAAGGGAACAAAGGTAAAGGCGG
This genomic window contains:
- the rnr gene encoding ribonuclease R, giving the protein MSDDPHYQREKEKYENPVASREYLMSLLKEHDKPLSFLDICNLVNAFDEEARIGIQRRLRAMEREGQVQFTKQKKYILQNRDELIKGRIIGHRDGYGFLRPEDKSGDLFISAGQMNLFLHDDVVEARISGTDRRGRKEAFVTQVIEPRSEPIVGRYFVEQGFGMVVPDDSRLQHEIVIPPESTNGARMGQVVVVELTQRPRRKMNPVGKIVEVLGEHMAPGMEIEMALRTFDIPHQWPKGVTKQVEKLTDQVPDEAKEGRIDLRQLPLVTIDGEDARDFDDAVYCEPLDDGGWQLWVAIADVSHYVRTGSALDDEAQQRGNSVYFPDQVIPMLPEVLSNGLCSLNPEVDRLCMVCEMTISAQGKLEEFQFYEAVMNSHARLTYTKVWNILQGDKELHQRYEPHVPHLRNLHDLYRALKKARAKRGAIEFETQEVKFVFNAQRKIENIVPLVRNDAHKLIEECMIMANVSAALMLEKHEAPALYRVHDKPDADRLTAFTSYLSEIGIPHAIVEDAEPAAFTDVVLKTRGRVDEELIQTMLLRSMKQAVYDGENVGHFGLALEAYAHFTSPIRRYPDLVVHRALKGIIAKQQGKKAVSGAKNYTVEEIEQLGEQCSMTERRADDATRDVADWLKCEFMLDHVGDTFEGVVSSVTNFGLFVRLTEYHIDGLVHITSLDDDYYHYDDVKQALVGESGHRQFRLGDTVEVSVAAVNLDERKIDLLLDKSMLRSTKGKKVKVKTAKKSSDKPTRFDNKPRSGKDSRSDKKGNKGKGGSSASSRSGGKSSSRSSAKGGSSGKTLSLNKRGKR